A region of the Hemitrygon akajei chromosome 11, sHemAka1.3, whole genome shotgun sequence genome:
GATAAGTGCTTGGCCACTGAGAGATTCTATGGAAATGAGAATAAAGCCAGGTGGTTCTGCAGCGACCCTCAGTCATGAACTGATTGAAAGAGGAGCGGATTCCAGGAGCCACCGCTGGGTTGTTCACCGTTTATGTGTCCAGGAATGTAATCAGTATATGAAATTTCATAGATTTCTTCTGTCTCCTGTGGTAACTAGTACAAGTGTTTGTGATCAAAGAAACTATGCATTTCAGTAAATAGCAATGGCTGTGTTAAAAAGAATGTATATATAAATTTCATGTCGTCATGTTCCTGTGAAAGATCATAGTGTGCTGCGTTCAGTTTCAAGGAATGAGAGAGGCTGCAAGCCCTCAAATCCAATCTGACTGTCCTCCGACAGTTTCCCTGGACACGCAACTCAATCCGTCTGTCCGGTTTACTATTATGAATTTATCACAGTTGTGACTGTCAACTCCCACTCATCactccctctgtttctctctctctctctctctctctctctctctctctctctctctctctctctcttcctctctctctctcttcctctctctctctctcctctctctctctctctctctctctctcctctctctctctctctctctctctctctctctctctctctctctctctctctctctctctctctctctctctctcacacacacacactcattggCACAGGTAATTGTTTTTAGAACGTTTATCGTGTTTAAACATCGTCAGaatatttaatttgaactttggaaGAAAACATTGTTTGAAAATATGAGCATTTTTGAGATTAAACGTAAGTCTGAGATTTTACCACTAATTGCATTCCCTCAATGGAAAATACTTCAGTGATTTTAAAATAACCACCCGGCTGTTTACCTCCCTCGCCGGGACCCAGTGACCGCACCACCTGCATCGCtaacaaacaagacagaaacAGCATCAATTTGTGTAACTGTAGCTAAATAAAGGCTGTGGAAACACCGCCCGGTCCCCACAGGGATATGACGGAATTCACATCTGCATCAGTGTCACTCGCAGACACAGGCTGACCGACTCTGTGAACCATCGTCAGCGCTGGGTTAATTGGACTGAGCAGTGTCTTATGGTCTGTTTTGTGGGAACAGGCAAATGTCCGAGTGAATCACGGAATGATTTAAGATCTCAGATCATAGCCCCACCCCAGACAGTGTTCTCATCCCCAAACCAACTTCACTCAGGCAAAGATATAGAAGGGAAAGGGGACAATCTTCGGCAATCCAAACCTCATGCCACTTCAAAAAGCCCCACATTGGACTCTCAACTGCAACTTCCCTTTTATTCACCTTCCCAATCTCCTACGATTCCCACTTTGCTGAAAAACAGACTCGTAATTTTTATTTCAATATCCTTCTGGTCGGAGTATCAGCTAAATAGAGAAACCCAGAAAATATCTGCCATACCCCGTCaccggttctggtcacctcactacaagaagaatgtggaaactataaaaagtgtgcagagaagatttacaaggatgctgcctggattggggaacattcCTTATGAAAATAGTTTGAGTGAAATTGGCCTGATCCTCTtgcagcgatggaggatgagaggtgacctgatagaggtgtataaggtgatgaaaTGCAGTAATCGTGAGGACAGTCAGAGGCCTTTCCCCAGGAATGAaacggctaacacaagagggcacagttttaaggtgattggaagtaggtacagaggaaatatcaggggaatgttttttttacgcagagtgatgagtgtgtagaatgggctgccagtggtggaGGTGAACACAATATGGTGTTTTAAGCgactcctggatagctacatggagcatggaaaaattgagggctgtaggttaccctagataatttctaaagtaagtacatgttcggcatagcattGTGAGCCAAAAGAACTAATGAGAACTCTATTCCAATCCCAGCCCGCAACCCCCACCGGTGAAGGTGTCCTGCTGTTTGTCGTCCTTTTTGATATGACCATATATGGAGCtccgtatctaagaaaggatgtgctgacattgcagagggaACAGGGGTTGTTCACGAGAAGGAACCTGGGATGGAAAGGGTTAAAGAATGAAGACCGCTTGTGTCTCTGTTCccgtactctctggagtttagaagaatgagatgagGGGAGTGTCTCATTGgaatttattgaatattgaaaggactatccaaagtggatgtggagtggatgtttcccatTGTAGCCGAACTATGACCAAGGGACACAATCTCACAATACAAGCTTTAGAACTGAGAAGAGGACAAATtgatttagtcagagggtagagAATCTGTGAACTTCATTGCCATTGTGACTGCAGAGGCAAGTTATTGGGatgtttaaagcggaggttgataggttcttatttcattagtgtgtcaaaggttacagggagaagacaggaggatggggttgagaaggataataaataagccacgaatgatcttatgtcttatggtcttataatcttgGTCATCTTTCATTTTCAATTGTAAGCTGAACAGGCCTGTGCCCTCTGTCCTTACCATGGGAGTCAGCTCACAGTCTTGCCCTCAGTGCCAttgaaggaaacccacgcattggCTTCAGTGCCATGCAGGTCGACTGGACATATTAGTGTAAGCGTCTCTTTCAGGGGACAGATAAAGCGACTGGACTCTGCTCGCACTGAGATTGACTTGGATGAGTGTTTATCTTTAGAACATTTTTAAATATCCACGAAACTGTAAGTGATTATGAGGGCAAATTCTGAAAATTCCTATAGCAACACCCCAATATTACCATATTTCACCGTGGAAACGTCACTGTGGCACTGGGCTGTTTACTTGTAACTGTGGTGCGCCCTACGTGCATATTGAAACATATATTTTatgaacttatttgtggtaatagtttgttttcagtgttgtgtgtgatgtatgttttgtgggtgcgtAGTGATTCGGTAAAACCTAGTTTCATTTGCTTGGGTATATAGCAAGACAGATGACAAACTTGAAACTGAACTTGAGTTTGAAATCAGAACGAACCAATTTACTTCGGCTGTAAATAATCCAACATTGACAACGAACCCCGTAAGGAAGCACTCGATAGGGTTTGTCAGAAACATGGACCGTAAAAAATATGTAAGGAATGAAAGAGGGTTAGATGGTTAAGGAGGCTGCTTTGATAAACACAGAGCGTACCGCTTAAAATCTCAAACACAATCTCGATTGGTTGGGCAATTAAATCTGAGGATAAAATATTCAAGCTCAGTAGATGCAAAGGCCTTTGGCGAGACAGTGGTGGGTTGTGGGGCTACAGAAAGAGGAACCCCTCGCTCTGGAAATAATTTCTGATGCAGACTTGTGACAATAGTAGGAAATATGGCTCCTCTGCTGTAGAAATATTGTAGGCCTGAAATGTGGTGATGGGGACATAAATCAATACCAGAACCTTCCTCCTCGTGTGAGAGCAACTGAGTCACAGTGAAATCAGACTGACCAATCCAATTATGTTTTAAATATAACCCTCTCATCTGCGATAGTGGTGTGTATCAGGATATAATCACCATCGCTCAGCGAGCTTTAAATAACATAAAATGGGACATGAAGTCTTACCTTCACATTTACCACCGAGATAAAGCAGAGTATTATAGTGGCAATATAGGTAAGAAGTGTGTTGCAAACCAGTTTGTTTATATCCGGAAAATCGCTGACAGATGAGCGCAAGAGAACCAAACGTTAGGTCAGGGACTAAATTGCGCCGAAACATTGGAGGAACGAAGAATCGACAGAAGTTCAATGCACCACAACTAAGGGCGGCAGGTTGGCGCTGGAGTGAGAGCAATCTACGGGTTGACATGGGAAGGGAGGAGAGGACTCGATAATCGTTGTTTCCCGTGAAAGTCAGGTTTCGCCGTTCGTTATACCAGCAGAACAGAACGTACTCGGGGAAAAATAGAAATACAGTTTTTTTCTAGAAATATCTGGCACTGAGAAACACCGTCTGCTGACGACGTCCTGAGCAAATTTCCGTAAGCAATGATGCAGTAGATCTGTCTCGGTCCCGCAGATTTAAAGGTTTACACAGTTAAGCTCACCCTTTTAAAGCGGAAGTGGAGTGTGGACTATAGAAAGTTGGAGAtaatgagtgagagagagagagagagagagagagagagagagaggagagagagagagagagagagagagagagagagacgggggtgGCTGGGACGAAGAGAGAGCATGACAGTTTCCCTCATTGCTAATGGCGAAATCAGTACGTTTATCCATACTGCAGTGCTGACATGGCATCTCGAAGAGGTGAAATGCAAATTAACAAAAGCTGCTCTAGAATTCTCATTATCAAATTTTATCTCATAGATCTGCTTGGTTCTTAAAATAGAATACACACAGTAACATGTGTGAACCAGAAGATACGGCGTATAAGCAGATGGATTTGCTggaactcaataaataaataaataactgaagAAGCAGAATTGTGGTCTTCTTACCGTTATATCAGACGCCAAGATACAGGAATAGATCAGGTCAAGCGTCCCATCAAGAGtcctccgtcatttcatcattaATTTCCTcaatcacattctcctgccttttccctgcaaCCTTGAACAATCAAtgacttatcaatctctgccttcaatGCAGCCAGGGATTCGGCCTCCATGTCCCTATATAGCTAAAACATCCTGATATTCCCTACCCTATGGCTGGTTTAGGTATATAAAtgttgtaggcctccgttagcctcgatagaccatggatttgcagcttggaaagtttccagggcgcaagttTGGGCAAGGTTTATTTTTTATGGTAGACCGGcaattgcccaagctgcaagtctcccctctccatgccaccgatgttgtccaagggaagggcagtagatgtatataaatgtatacacacacacacacccacacacacacacacacacacacacacacacacacacacacacacacacacacatatatatatatatcgcgCACAGAAACAATAACGGGAGGGAGTATACTGAGGAAAATGGTTTTAGTTGCGGCTAAGTAAATGAGAAGCAGAAATCCACTGAagagaatctattgatggtcaATAAACCGATAGGATAAGAAAAGAACActaagggagagagagtgagagtgagagtgagagagagagagagagagagagagagagagagagagagagagagagagagagagagagagagagagagagagagtggaaggcCTAAGAAAgagaagggttaggttgagaggAAAGagcgggtggggtgggggaggtagAGAGAGATGAAAGAGAGTTGACCTCAATAGGCGGCAATACGACACATTCACCGGTAATGCGCTAATGGAAGGCTATCGAGCTAACACGGTACTTGAGACACAGCAATACAATAGGCCTGAACTGGTGCGATTTATGAAGGTAACAAAGGTAACAACATGTGTGATAATTCAGGTTGAGTCACAAAAACAGTAAAATAGCTGTTAATTAGTGAATGTCCCGAATAAACAGAATATTTTATTTGAATTTAGCAAAAGGTCTTGCTCCATTTATATCAAACAATAGAATATAGGAGTGGTTTTTGACCCTTTTCTCCACTCACACCTCTTCGCCTTCTAAACCTTTACCGTAATCATCGTTGATATCAATTTCAACTCTACTCTTCTGCCTTCTCGGTATCCCTCAACCTCTTCATCCACAATAATCtgccacccaggccgtgctcttttatCGCTGCTGCctccaggcaggaggtacaggagccgtagatctcacagcaccaggttcagaatGAGTTGTTACCCTGCAAACATCAGGTTACTGAACCAACGTAGATAACGTCGCCGACCTCAAATCTGAACTGATGGATCTTAAGGTAACATTAAAGGGAAATACTTCCAGTTtctaaataaatttactttgactttaactttaatgagaactggtgtgtatCACGAAAAACAGCCACCCTTCaccatgttctctgtattatttattttcttatgtGTTTGCGATCACTTTAATACTTGCTGTTCACAATTTATATTACATGTTTGAATGAGGGAGCAGCGTATAAAGAACTGTTTATAAAGAAATTTAGATACAAATGGATTTCGTAGCCCGGCCGAGTTAAGACATGCGGCTAAACATAAGATCATCTACTTCTGCAGATACAATAGCATTGCGTATTGCTAATCAATAGTAAGGGTTCGGATTTGAAAAATCTTGAGCCTGCATCTTTTAAGGCTCTACCCTGTTCGAGTTCAACACGGCCTAGTTGTCTAAGTTGTATACACaggcctgggcagtatgatatacAGAGCTAGCTGTTCCCCATTgagcaggctccctctctctaTGCAGCCTATACAGTTTGGCACTTGTGGCGTTGCGGGAGTTGCtaatcagcgttgaactcaacataggactgtctGAGGGACTCCAGCTTGAGatatttcctcagggtttactcccgaagtcttccccatgagtgggtattctCGCAAGGCAGTGGAAGTCTGAGATCAGAGGTTCCTTCTCGTAGATCAGCTGGCAACCACAGCTAACGAGTCCTATCTGGCCAAAGCAAATGTGTTAAAGGTGCCAGCAGGCTGCCTTTATCTCTTAATAACCAATAGTGAAGCATTGGATTAATAGAGTATTAGAATATCCTGTAAGTTGAAACGCTCACGGCGCGCTTAGCAATTAACCATCCCTTGAAGTCCAGAATCTAAACTCGGTGGTCAGCGGGTTTTTCGCACGAACACCATTAGGACCACTTCATATGTAGTGGGAGCTCAACCCCACGACCCAACACCCACTCCTGCCACCAGATTATGACAAACCCAAGGCTTGTTTGCTTTTATACGGATCTCTTAAAGTTAATACGTAGATACAATAAAGCAAGCAATAGAAGAAAAGCTTGCATTAGAGTGTTCTCATGTGTACTTGAGCGTTAAACAATAGTGTCTGCTTCTTCCtcaccccatcacccctactggggcaaagGCTGCCGACGGCAGCACGCCAGAGTCACCACACGACTTTATACGTCTTATCGGCCAACGTCATTGTTCTCCTAGGAATGAGGGTTTTGGAGATTCTGTTGGcctttctgtagctctgggctttTACGGGATGGGTTTGCTAGACCCTTGCCCAAACTTCCCCCTTTTGCAGATGGGTTTGCGACTGTCCATGGCGGAAGTCTTGTTGCAAAAATAAAGGAAGCTGGTATGATCAGAATTGGAATACCGTGTGAGGGTCGGACCTTCCCGGGCAGGATATGTGAAATCACTGACGAAGCGAATATGTCAATGATTAATACTGTTGATTTCCGTAAAAAAGGAAATAAAGTTGACCGGGACTGTGTGTGCTTTTCTTTTTCAGCGGGAGGCCAGCTAACTAAAACAACAGGATAGAAATGATAGATACACAGCGGTAATAGTTTTCCTGGTTGGGGTATTTAGAATCGAGTGTCAATGTATCAAAACACAACTTGTGTCAATCCGGACCAAAATCAGGAAGAAGTCTTATTTTTCTGTAAACTTGATGATCAGTCGCTAAGTATATTCAAGAAGTGATTTGAGGGATCTTTAGATACAAGAGGAATTGATACATACAGATGTAGTGCAGAAACGCGGAACACAGGAAAATTATTACCTGCAGTGTTATTTAATGGTAGGTAAGGCGCCATAGTCCAGTGACCGAAAGGCCAACTGATGTCCTTAATCATTTTGTACAGGCTCACACTACAGGtccaaagtgtcaactgttttCAGGGTGCTGATCGTGGGACCAATACAGGAGTTGGCCCCACGATCACCACCAGGGTTGTCTGGGCAACTGCTCGTCTCCCATACAACCATGCCCAGGTTTGCGCCCTGAAAAATTTCCAAAGCGCAAATCtttggtctctcgagactaacggatgcctttATTTATGtacgtatgtatgtatttatttatttatttagaaaatacatacacacacacacacacacacacacacacacacacacacacacacacacacacacacacacacacacacacacacacacacacacacacacacacacacacacacacactttctaaATACctacagaaaatgaatcttaaaatAGAATATCGGCTCTGATGGTCCATTTTTTACcttggataatttcactcataaTCACAACTGTCTGATTACACAATCTATGGACAACATCAAGGACTCTTCAATTCATGGAGGCCTTGAAGttgagtgcataggttgtggaatcgctCCGTTTTGATTATGAGTGAAATTATTTATGCATCAGtcgctctgtctgtctgtctgtatgtccgtctctctctctcattatcgatctatttatttattattgttattattatttacaTCTAATTTCCCCAGCTTTCGTTAGTAAGACCTTAGGTACAGGTATATCCAAGCATGCACATTTGTGAATTTCTAAGAACATACCGACAAATCTAGTGCTGTTtattattgtggctttctgaagatttacaaatATATTACTGAGTAGCTTTAATTGTTTAGTGTGACTGTGTTGGGATGACACCACTTGTAGAAAATACTGTCGAGACAATGTTCTCCTTGTTCCTGTGCCGGTCTTTCAATTCCCTCtattaatgataataataataattattattgtatttgctcagtttgcctACTCAGCGTTGATGACTTGCCACACTTCATGTGTAGGTTTTCATCGATTCTTTTACAAATTTTGTTCTACTCGCTTTCAACGATTATCGTGATAACGATCGTTATCATTATTATATATTTCTTTATAATGAAAATTATTGTTATCTATTTTTCTATTTTAGCAgtctgttttcttttgcacactgaacgtttgtcagtctttctgtgtagtttttcattggttccGTTGTATGtcattgttctactgtgaatgcttgcaaattATGAAATTAAACTATGAATTTTAGCTATCAGCTTTATTTAAATCCTCACACAAAGGGAAAGTAACAACATGTTTATGTCGTGGTTTTCCAAATGCAGGAACTGTGTCAGTACATTAATAAGTCTGTTCTGAAGACGGTTACAGGGATATTTTGTAGAGAGTAGGCTAGCTCGTTCGGTGAACACACATGAGCTGCTACATCTTGCTAACTGCAGCCGTCAATCGAACGTCTAATATCCAGCACAATCCCTTTCCTAGATATTGATCAGAACGGATTGCCTTGGATCTTTGACATAACATAGCTAGACAAAAATATTTTGAAGGTAGAGATTAATCTTTTTACGATCATGGAATTCGCAAACAGTAGATTCCAGAGAACAGGTGGTCAGTCTCCACCCCCATCCTGCCTCTACCCCCTCCCACTCATTAACATCTCCGGTTAATAAAGAGCCCGGGGTATCCGGTTTGCAGGCACTAGAACCGGAGCCTCTCCCGGTGTTTGCACAACAGCGCACGGTTGGACGTTAGGACGCTCGCTGACCGAAGGAATGTCGCCAGTTCTGCATCTCCTGTGGGCTCTAATGGTCCATTTACCAGGTGAGAGGCGGGTTTGTTAACGCACGAGTTATCTGCAAAGAAATTCGTTGAAGTTTTGAAAGCCATTCTTCTGCGAGTCTTCAGCGATCGATAACACTTCTGATGGCTGCAAGTCACCTGTTTGCTTTATTGTGTCTTATTGCAGGTATCCTGGCGGTCCCAGTCCTCAGTCAGACACCAGTGTCTAGTCCTGTCTCCGCGGGACAGACTGCCCGCTTAGAGTGCCGGGTACAGAACGGAAACGTtggaagttacgagtttggttggGAGCGACATCGTCCCGGGAAGAGACCGGAGGGAGTGATATATCAAAACAGAGGCAATACCATTTACAGAGGACCCGGCATCACTGAACGTTTCCAACCGTCCAGAGACACCTCCGCCAACAGTCACATCCTGACCATCGGCAGTTTGGAGCCCGGCGACTCGGCCGTCTATTACTGCAGAGTGTGGTATAATGGTTGGTTCTATGGACCGGGGACGATCCTGGAGATAAAGAGTAAGTAATCCTCTCGTTTTATATCAAATTATGCTTCCGACGTAATCCCCGTTTCAATTGTGTTGCTAGATGGCTCTACATTGGCGGAAGTATCGATCTGTCTCTTCAAGGCAGAATCCGCACACTCAGCTCGGCATGATAGTCCGTTTAGATCCTCGGGCCAACACGATTGGTCAATGTTGTGAATTACTTCTACGTTTGGTTCATCCATTGAAATTTTCAACACCAGGCAGCACAACTCGAAATTCCCCTCTTTTAACCCGTTAATCCCGTCGTCATTTTGCAAAAGCCTCCAATTTATCTGCCGCTCTCAACGCTAAATTTAATGGAAGGTAATCGTCCAAACCAGTGTTAACTGGCATGGTACGTTATAAACCAACGCTGTCGTAATTTGTGACAGGGAAATGCGTCAGTATTGTCAAATACAATGAAGGATAATAACAGACATTGAAGACGTCACGCAGAAAACACGCTCATCCCGCTGACCCTTTCTGTATCTTCCCCATTTCGTGCTGCGTTATTGGACGGGGAGATAATCGATATCCCCATTGCCACGCCAATCCCGGGGCAACCCCGTCTATCAACAGCTAAAGCTGAAATAATAGATGGAATTTAGATTTTGGAATTTCTAGGTGTCTTTCCCcaacccactctccccacaccctacACTgtcacccccaccaccaggttcctCCTTCAGCAAAGAGAACGAAAGAGACGGCATCAAATGTTTGAAAATTATCAGACCTGACCTGAGGGTGGCAGCAATTTACCAGTACCAGGCCCGTGGGATGGGCAACAATTCCATGACAGCGTCTGTCAATGTGTCGAATGGTCGCATTCTGTACCCAACTTTTCTCTGATTGTTTGTATAGTTGGTGCATTATAATCGTGGTCAGACGGGAGTTCGGTCAGTGTGTGTCACTGTTTAGGAAATGCACAGGTTAATGATGATTTTTTTCTCGTCTTCCCACCACCTTTCTCACACAGGTAGCGAGAGCAGAAAGCCCTCGGTCctcctgctccctccctccccgGAGGAGACCGGCTCGGGTTCTGCCACTCTATCCTGCCTCGTGAGCGGCTTTAAGCCTGGATTGGTCGCGCTGCGCTGGAGCGTGGATGGCGTGGAGACAGACAGTGGCGTGACGACAGGCGCCGCGTCCCTGGACACCGACCAGACCTACAGACTGAGCAGTTATCTGCGGGTACCCGCCGCTGCCTGGAACAAGGGCTCGAGCTATTCCTGCAGCGTGAGTCACAGCTCGCTCAGCTCGCCGCTGCGCAACACCATCTCTTCGTCCGCCTGTGCGCAGTGAGGTCCCGCCGGGTGGCAGCTCACGAACTCAGTGAAACCCGCACTGGGGCTGTGCAGCCGCCTTCTGCAATGCAATTCTGTAGCAAAAGTCCGTTTCAGGGATCTAATAAAATGTTTAATAAATTTAGAGATGAATGTTTTGATCACCCATCGTTTGCGACGCGTAATCTTATTTAGAATGTTTCTCACTATGCTGTGTCTGAATTTCTGCTGTTTGTAGAACGAGGAGAGATTGATCAGGAGAGGTTGACTGTATTGTGATTGAGTTTTGCAACACAGCACTTAATAAAGAGCAAATTCCGCGGCGGGGTTACAGTAGATCTCTTTTTACTCGACTGCTCTTTGTGCCTCGAATGTATGAGTGGCGAGTAACATGACGTGCTTGAACTACCGTATATACACTTCCAGTCAAGCCAGTTTAAACGGCTTATCCGCCCCATCTTATCAATGCCGATCTCTGTGTACTCGATCTTCCAGGACCAATAATCAACGTTATTCACCacatacagtgcaatgcattaggaatttgctgtggtgcgtTGGCGAGACATGTAAGGAAACATTCAAGAATTATAAGGAATAATTTTATAAAAttaaaattagaaattaaattcaGTACGCAAATAACATATGCACAAATACATAAATAACAGCATCTATGTATAATGCTAGCAACATTATAGGGTTTAAAgtatttacagtgcagtgcagtgcagTTACTGAAGTAATAGATAGAGATGTGGGGGTTATTACAAATATTTGATCAGATTAATAACCTGGAgatgcaacacaaacaaaatgatggtggaaatCTCCAGCTCTGGCTGGATCTATAGAACCTCTCTAATCGAAActtcgactgcttattccttccattagatgctgcttgacctaataagttcctccagcattttatatctgCTCctccgaatttccagcatccgcaggatCATTTAATGCCTGGGGGATGAAACTTTTAAGATGCATAAGATGGCATGATATATTTGTTTGTATAGCCTATAACACGCTTCACAACGGCTTTTTGTAAAAAGGCAGTTGGCAAGATGGATTGTGTCTACAACGATTTTCCTGCCAGCTTCTGTATCCAGGATACATACAAGTCCTCCAGCGATGATCGACTGCAGCCAATGACACCTTCGGTTCATCTGGCAGTTCGCTGTAGATTTTGTATTTTGTGAGGGGATGCTGCTCCAAACCAGAGtttaatggctgatgtgaggatacTCTCTAGTTTAGCAGTTTAGAATTGCAGCTTTACCATCTCTCACCTCCCGCCATCACCTGTTCCTTTGCTGATCAACTTTCCAACCCACCCCACATAACTGTTTATCCGCTCATCCTTAACCATCCACTTGCTCTGCGCCTCAACCCCTCCGTCACTGCATCATGTTCAGATATTCTCCGCTCTCTGAGCAATCTCGGACCTCCCACCAGGAAGTAGTACACTGCAAAGATGTTTCCCATGTCCTGAGCATTCCCATCATGTGAGTTACTGATTCGCTTAATCAACTCACCCATAAGTCTCAAAGTTTCAAACGCCCAATATTCTACCTCTTTTAAATATC
Encoded here:
- the LOC140735164 gene encoding immunoglobulin lambda-1 light chain-like, yielding MSPVLHLLWALMVHLPGILAVPVLSQTPVSSPVSAGQTARLECRVQNGNVGSYEFGWERHRPGKRPEGVIYQNRGNTIYRGPGITERFQPSRDTSANSHILTIGSLEPGDSAVYYCRVWYNGWFYGPGTILEIKSSESRKPSVLLLPPSPEETGSGSATLSCLVSGFKPGLVALRWSVDGVETDSGVTTGAASLDTDQTYRLSSYLRVPAAAWNKGSSYSCSVSHSSLSSPLRNTISSSACAQ